One region of Oryza sativa Japonica Group chromosome 10, ASM3414082v1 genomic DNA includes:
- the LOC4348840 gene encoding beta-amylase 1, chloroplastic-like, giving the protein MALNLAQSAAAAACFATAGDARRAASVVAMPSSSSSATTSLRMKRQAACEPVACRAVARHVAAAAASSRRNGVPVFVMMPLDTVSKCGSALNRRKAVAASLAALKSAGVEGIMVDVWWGIVESEGPGRYNFDGYVELMEMARKTGLKVQAVMSFHQCGGNVGDSVNIPLPRWVVEEMEKDNDLAYTDQWGRRNFEYISLGCDAMPVFKGRTPVECYTDFMRAFRDHFASFLGDTIVEIQVGMGPAGELRYPSYPESNGTWRFPGIGAFQCNDRYMRSSLKAAAEARGKPEWGHGGPTDAGGYNNWPEDTVFFRGDCGGWSTEYGEFFLSWYSQMLLEHGERVLSGATSVFGDGAGAKISVKVAGIHWHYGTRSHAPELTAGYYNTRHRDGYLPIARMLARHGAVLNFTCVEMRDHEQPQEAQCMPEALVRQVAAAARAAGVGLAGENALPRYDGTAHDQVVAAAADRAAEDRMVAFTYLRMGPDLFHPDNWRRFVAFVRRMSESGSPREAAESAAHGVAQATGSLVHEAAVALRS; this is encoded by the exons ATGGCCTTGAACTTGGCTcagagcgccgcggcggcagcgtgcTTCGCGACCGCCGGTGATGCGCGGCGAGCTGCTTCGGTGGTCGccatgccgtcgtcgtcgtcgtcggccacgACGAGCCTGAGGATGAAGAGGCAGGCGGCGTGCGAGCCGGTGGCGTGCCGGGCGGTGGCCaggcacgtggcggcggcggcggcgagcagcaggaGGAACGGCGTGCCGGTGTTCGTGATGATGCCGCTGGACACGGTGAGCAAGTGCGGGAGCGCGCTGAACCggaggaaggcggtggcggcgagcctGGCGGCGCTGAAGAGCGCCGGCGTGGAGGGGATCATGGTGGACGTGTGGTGGGGCATCGTGGAGAGCGAGGGCCCCGGCCGGTACAACTTCGACGGCTACGTGGAGCTCATGGAGATGGCCCGCAAGACCGGCCTCAAGGTCCAGGCCGTCATGTCCTTCCACCAGTGCGGCGGCAACGTCGGCGACTCCGTCAA CATCCCGCTCCCGAGGTGGGtggtggaggagatggagaaggACAACGACCTCGCCTACACCGACCAATGGGGACGCCGCAACTTCGAGTACATCTCCCTCGGCTGCGACGCCATGCCCGTCTTCAAGGGCCGCACGCCCGTCGAGTGCTACACCGACTTCATGCGCGCCTTCCGCGACCACTTCGCCTCCTTCCTCGGCGACACCATCGTC GAAATCCAAGTCGGCATGGGCCCCGCCGGCGAGCTTCGGTACCCGTCCTACCCGGAGAGCAACGGCACCTGGAGGTTCCCCGGCATCGGCGCCTTCCAATGCAACGACAGG TACATGCGTAGCAGcctgaaggcggcggcggaggcgaggggcAAGCCGGAGTGGGGCCACGGCGGGCCGACGGACGCCGGCGGCTACAACAACTGGCCGGAAGACACGGTGTTCTTCCGCGGCGACTGCGGCGGGTGGAGCACCGAGTACGGCGAGTTCTTCCTGTCGTGGTATTCGCAGATGCTGCTGGAGCACGGCGAGCGCGTGCTGTCGGGCGCGACGTCCGtgttcggcgacggcgccggcgccaagATCTCGGTCAAGGTGGCCGGCATCCACTGGCACTACGGCACGCGGTCGCACGCGCCGGAGCTCACGGCGGGGTACTACAACACGCGGCACCGCGACGGCTACCTCCCGATCGCGCGCATGCTGGCGCGCCACGGCGCCGTGCTCAACTTCACCTGCGTGGAGATGCGCGACCACGAGCAGCCGCAGGAGGCGCAGTGCATGCCCGAGGCGCTCGTCAGGCaggtggccgccgcggcgcgcgcggcgggcgtCGGGCTCGCCGGGGAGAACGCGCTGCCGCGGTACGACGGCACGGCGCACGACcaggtggtcgccgccgccgccgaccgcgcgGCGGAGGACCGGATGGTCGCCTTCACCTACCTCCGGATGGGGCCCGACCTCTTCCACCCGGACAACTGGCGCCGGTTCGTCGCCTTCGTCCGCCGCATGTCCGAGTCTGGCTCGCCGCGGGAGGCCGCCGAGAGCGCCGCGCACGGCGTCGCGCAGGCCACCGGCTCGCTCGTGCACGAGGCCGCGGTCGCGCTCCGGAGCTAG
- the LOC4348839 gene encoding large ribosomal subunit protein eL21x/eL21w, which produces MPAGHGLRARTRDLFARPFRKKGYIPLTTYLRTYKIGEHVDVKVNGAVHKGMPHKFYHGRTGRVWNVTKRAIGVEINKQVGNRIIRKRIHVRVEHVQPSRCTEEFRLRKIKNDQLKADAKARGEVISTKRQPQGPKPGFMVEGATLETVTPIPYDVVNDLKGGY; this is translated from the exons ATGCCGGCGGGCCACGGGCTGCGTGCGCGGACGCGCGACCTGTTCGCGCGGCCGTTCAGGAAGAAGGGGTACATCCCGCTCACCACCTACCTCCGCACCTACAAGATCGGCGAGCACGTCGACGTCAAGGTGAACGGCGCCGTGCACAAGGGGATGCCGCACAAGTTCTACCACGGCCGCACCGGCCGCGTCTGGAACGTCACCAAGCGCGCCATCGGCGTCGAGATCAACAAGCAG GTTGGGAACCGCATTATCAGGAAGAGGATCCATGTCCGTGTGGAGCATGTGCAGCCATCCAGGTGCACTGAGGAGTTCCGCCTGAGGAAGATCAAGAACGACCAGCTCAAGGCAGATGCCAAGGCTCGTGGTGAGGTCATCAGCACGAAGAGGCAGCCGCAGGGTCCTAAGCCCGGCTTCATGGTTGAGGGTGCAACACTGGAGACTGTCACCCCCATCCCGTACGATGTGGTCAATGATCTCAAGGGTGGTTACTAG
- the LOC112936048 gene encoding uncharacterized protein has protein sequence MPLLLRCSPAASPPLLPRRRSGSLLSAAPPGRRPLLPAAAGRVVLGCGLVTLDYLATVDAYPRPDDKIRSGELQVSGGGNAGNALTGAARLGLNTRLISKVANDEIGGTVLSELKEAGIDISHVIISDGGNTTFVYVIIDKQTKTRTCIITSGYPPMIPSDLRMSSLSAALQDVSLLYLDGYSDEMALAVAKQADQMKIPILVDAEPERTREELGGLLSLASYIVCNGKFPEKWTSVPSIPSALLEILLQYPRACFAVVTLGENGCMMLERGKDGENYETEPVDIENVAESLRLKVDKDDILPTCVSSKFMRLTARGSGNIFARLLIGTAESIPASELVDTTGCGDAFIGAVLHGLSTEMPPEKMLPFACQVAGIKCRAIGARSGLPWQSDPRLTKYLC, from the exons atgccgctcctcctccgctgctcgccggcggcgtcaccGCCTctgctcccgcgccgccgcagcggctccctcctctccgctGCGCCGCCGGGGCGCCGGCcgctgctccccgccgccgcaggccgcgTCGTG CTGGGTTGCGGGCTGGTGACGCTGGACTACCTCGCCACGGTGGACGCGTACCCGCGGCCCGACGACAAGATCCGCAGCGGCGAGCTGCAG GTGTCTGGAGGTGGCAACGCCGGGAACGCGCTGACAGGAGCCGCCCGCCTGGGCCTCAACACGAGGCTCATCTCCAAG gtGGCAAACGATGAAATTGGAGGAACCGTTCTTTCGGAGCTTAAGGAAGCTGGGATTGATATATCTCATGTTATA ATTTCTGATGGTGGAAACACAACATTTGTATATGTCATTATTGATAAGCAAAC AAAAACTCGTACGTGTATAATCACATCAGGGTACCCTCCAATGATACCTAGTGACTTGAGAATGTCAAGTTTGTCAGCTGCACTGCAAGACGTAAGCTTACTATACTTAGATGGATATTCAGATGAGATGGCCTTGGCAGTTGCTAAGCAG GCTGATCAGATGAAGATTCCTATTTTGGTTGATGCCGAACCAGAAAGAACAAGGGAAGAATTGGGAGGTTTGCTCAGCCTAGCAAGTTACATAGTCTGTAATGGGAAATTTCCAGAG AAATGGACATCAGTCCCATCTATTCCCTCTGCACTACTAGAAATCCTTCTGCAATATCCTCGTGCATGCTTCGCAGTTGTAACCCTTGGAGAAAATGGATGCATGATGCTTGAGAGGGGCAAAGATG GTGAAAATTATGAAACTGAGCCAGTAGATATAGAGAATGTCGCTGAGTCCTTAAGGCTGAAAGTAGATAAAGATGATATCCTGCCAACTTGTGTATCATCTAAG TTCATGAGACTTACTGCAAGAGGGTCTGGGAATATATTTGCAAGGCTGCTCATAGGAACAGCAGAAAGTATTCCAGCTTCAGAGCTTGTTGATACAACTGGTTGTGGTGATGCATTCATAGGAGCAGTACTTCATG GACTATCCACAGAGATGCCTCCAGAAAAGATGCTGCCTTTTGCTTGCCAAGTG GCAGGCATCAAATGTAGAGCAATCGGCGCACGATCTGGCCTACCATGGCAATCCGATCCACGCCTGACTAAGTACCTGTGTTAG
- the LOC112936645 gene encoding uncharacterized protein, giving the protein MAKCYAKNQRHQHHTHLFMPSAASPRHQPAGSRSTWLTKRHLQAAADMSSATAAAGGRCRHVEVRSTTAASRRKVCYYVLFPARDCNFSERPGESKPLHRPLSMASSSSPPPPCTVAAGGGIAVERSPPESRLSELGARSWPKWGGGPGRMALSYGARQTCYIVRGKVTATATAAASAAEGSPENGRRVEFGAGDIVVFPKGTRCTWHIAAAVDMHYAFDPS; this is encoded by the exons atggccAAATGCTATGCGAAAAATCAACGGCATCAGCATCATACACATTTATTTATGCCCAGTGCTGCGTCGCCACGTCATCAGCCAGCTGGCAGCCGGTCAACGTGGCTGACCAAGCGCCACCTGCAGGCTGCGGCCGACATGtcctctgccaccgccgccgccggcggccgctgcCGACATGTCGAGGTGCGGTCCACGACAGCAGCAAGTCGTCGGAAAGTATGCTACTATGTCTTGTTTCCGGCAAGAGATTGCAACTTCTCCGAGAGACCTGGCGAATCCAAACCACTGCATCGTCCATTGTCCATGGCTtcgagctcgtcgccgccgccgccgtgcacggtggccgccggcggcggcatcgccgTCGAGAGGAGCCCGCCGGAGTCTCGCCTGTCAGAGCTCGGCGCCAGGTCCTGGCCCAA GTGGGGCGGTGGTCCGGGGAGGATGGCGCTGAGCTACGGCGCGCGGCAGACGTGCTACATCGTGAGAGGGaaggtgacggcgacggcgacggcggcggcgtcggcggcggagggctcGCCGGAGAATGGGCGGCGCGTCGAGTtcggcgccggcgacatcgTCGTCTTCCCCAAGGGCACACGGTGCACCTGgcacatcgccgccgccgtggacatGCACTACGCCTTCGACCCTTCCTGA
- the LOC4348841 gene encoding RPM1 interacting protein 13: MGSAMDVVDISSDEEGFAAAAVAVATTTKKASVDSLGWIADLLREEDERALSDEFDDLEVMSELSAPPVMAQQKGGKPDCGGEEDDDDCVVLDGDPDDVVAVAGEKGSEGDGSSDELQIVAEKGPVACRDFPHSRHLCSNLPFSTTSHVKYCSMCHCFVCDTPAPCNYWGKGTEIYDHCHATDKEKKWKAMRHTFKSKGLPTSHPEKRQNVVYPTTTSFVQQDTQCEISLIQSHMTTYFPNQSHLANVVNQGLTQTRHTSVRVSPSVGRTVSATRTTPATRAGRGMSNAPSIQIPQSRTRFKRVGATSPGIVTLNDNQFGSAAPNNTQLHQPSSPHASQPAQVAPRTLFGTVQKNPPQRSLSAPIALQGQQDQSASSYQAASNGTHGTGPQFSRCISLTAQRTQLLPEPALDVYSKSWQDIIDSLASDLEVPDYNMGAAESQQPDRTISQPLDSITFQGVGLHSEPVVALANLMPCNGQNVANGMIGSNCLAQTTQILPHLNHQPSLVPNESHLNNSVSSTADGLLMEAAHQRDTQGSDSLDLLFDFEFEDWDSAEP; encoded by the exons ATGGGGTCAGCGATGGATGTGGTGGACAtcagctccgacgaggagggcttcgccgcggcggcggtggcggtggcgacgacgaccaaGAAGGCGTCCGTCGACTCCCTCGGGTGGATTGCGGACCTTCTTAGAGAGGAGGATGAGAGGGCTTTGTCGGATGAGTTCGATGATCTGGAGGTGATGAGTGAGctgtcggcgccgccggtgatggCGCAGCAGAAGGGGGGCAAGCCCGattgcggcggcgaggaagacgacgatgaTTGCGTGGTGCTGGATGGGGATCCTGATGATGTTGTCGCTGTCGCGGGGGAGAAAGGGAGTGAGGGAGATGGCAGCTCGGATGAATTGCAGATCGTCGCAGAGAAAGGCCCG GTAGCATGCAGGGACTTCCCTCATTCCCGCCATTTATGTTCTAACTTGCCCTTCAGCACCACTTCTCATGTGAAGTATTGTAGCATG TGCCACTGTTTTGTATGTGACACTCCAGCCCCATGCAATTATTGGGGTAAGGGCACCGAGATTTATGATCATTGTCATGCTACAGATAAGGAAAAAAAGTGGAAAGCAATGAGACATACATTCAAGAGCAAAGGTCTGCCAACATCTCATCCAGAAAAGCGCCAGAATGTCGTATACCCAACAACAACGTCATTTGTACAGCAAGATACACAGTGCGAAATTTCACTCATACAATCGCATATGACTACTTACTTTCCCAACCAAAGTCATCTTGCGAATGTTGTGAACCAGGGGTTAACTCAAACAAGACATACATCAGTAAGAGTCTCACCGAGTGTAGGGAGAACTGTCAGTGCAACAAGAACAACTCCTGCAACAAGGGCTGGAAGAGGTATGAGCAATGCTCCCAGCATTCAGATTCCTCAATCACGCACAAGATTCAAACGAGTAGGGGCTACTTCTCCAGGCATAGTAACTCTAAATGATAACCAGTTTGGTTCTGCTGCTCCGAACAATACCCAGTTGCACCAGCCATCCTCGCCACATGCATCCCAGCCAGCTCAAGTTGCACCAAGAACATTGTTTGGTACTGTTCAGAAAAATCCCCCTCAGAGATCGCTAAGTGCCCCAATAGCGCTTCAAGGGCAACAAGATCAGTCGGCGTCGTCCTATCAGGCTGCCTCAAACGGAACACACGGTACAGGACCACAATTTTCTCGGTGCATTTCTCTTACGGCTCAGAGAACACAATTACTGCCTGAACCAGCATTGGATGTTTACAGCAAAAGCTGGCAAGACATAATTGATAGTCTGGCATCTGATCTGGAGGTACCAGATTACAATATGGGCGCTGCAGAGTCTCAGCAGCCAGACAGGACTATTTCTCAACCTCTTGATTCCATTACATTCCAGGGGGTAGGTCTTCACAGTGAGCCTGTTGTGGCATTGGCGAACTTGATGCCTTGTAATGGGCAGAATGTGGCCAATGGCATGATAGGCAGCAATTGTCTTGCACAAACAACACAAATTTTGCCTCACCTCAATCACCAGCCTAGCCTTGTTCCCAATGAATCCCATCTTAATAATTCAGTAAGTTCCACTGCGGACGGATTACTAATGGAAGCTGCTCATCAGAGAGACACGCAAGGATCGGATTCTCTAGATCTTCTATTTGACTTTGAGTTTGAGGATTGGGATTCAGCAGAGCCCTGA
- the LOC4348842 gene encoding uncharacterized protein encodes MVHRFFSCTGATRPPAPENADITLVSGPSCCGKTSLLFQFAINRATESGRGVVFICRKGRLENSPPFLSQGIDLSHSVLQRIHIKYIEDDEGIRKYFAAFHLLGSFPAAVIIDDFADFFSERSCQQRYGNARARDLAVVRILALCQNAVAHANTKLGVPGSCNLLLSDVHQGDTPRSMFIYKRWISSIYTIQGDGHGSYILKSISSSDCGSREGRAAKYSIALQYLVLEHISNG; translated from the exons ATGGTGCACAGGTTCTTCTCCTGCACGGGCGCcacccggccgccggcgcccgaGAACGCTGACATCACCCTCGTCTCGGGCCCTTCGTGCTG CGGGAAGACGTCGCTTCTCTTCCAGTTCGCGATAAACCGCGCGACGGAGAGTGGACGAGGCGTGGTGTTCATCTGCAGGAAGGGGAGACTGGAGAATAGCCCCCCGTTCTTGTCCCAG GGTATTGATCTATCACACAGCGTGCTTCAGAGAATCCATATCAA ATACATTGAAGATGATGAGGGCATCAGAAAGTACTTCGCGGCATTTCATCTGCTTGGCAGCTTCCCTGCTGCAGTAATTATTGATGATTTTGCAGATTTCTTCTCAGAAAG GAGCTGTCAGCAAAGATATGGAAATGCTAGGGCTCGGGATCTAGCAGTGGTTCGCATATTAGCTCTGTGTCAAAATGCTGTTGCGCATGCAAA CACAAAGCTCGGAGTCCCTGGGTCTTGTAATCTCTTGCTCTCTGATGTTCATCAAGGTGACACCCCAAGATCCATGTTCATTTACAAGAGGTGGATAAGTTCAATATATACAATCCAAG GTGATGGGCATGGATCCTACATACTCAAGAGCATTAGCAGTTCAGATTGTGGGTCCAGGGAAGGAAGAGCAGCCAAGTACTCAATAGCACTGCAATATCTTGTGCTTGAACATATCAGCAATGGATAG